GTCCGCGACCTGCTGCGCGGCGCCGACCCGATCGGCGCCAGCGCGGCGGCCGTCATCGGCCGCGCCCTGCCCGGCGAGGCGCTGGCCGTCCCGATGCAGCAGGCGACCGCGCTGCTGGTCGGGCCGGTCTTCTTCTGGGTCCTCAGCGGCCGGGAGCCGGACGCGCTGGAGCCGCGCACGCTGGCCGCCGACTTCCTGCGCCTGGCGTCCGCCGCGTCCTGAGGCCCCCGCGAGGCCCTGTAAGGCCCCCGCGTCGGGAGGCCGGGCGAGGGTGCCGGGAGGGCGGGCGTACCGGGAGGCCGGGCGGGCTTCCGGCCGCGGCGGCGCTAGCGCCGGGGGACCTCGCCGTCCTGGGCCGGGGACTGCCCGGCGGTGGGACGGACCCGGGCGAGGGGGGCGTCGGGGAGGGCCGGGGAAGCGGTGAGGGCGGCGGGGGTGTCCGGGACGGCGGCGGGGCCGGGCGGGAGGAGCAGGTCCGCGCCGGACGGGGCCGCGGCGACGGCGCGCCACCAGGGCTTCGCGGTGGGCGGGTTCGCGGGCTCGAAGGGCCGACCGGGCCGGGGCAGCGCGAGCGTGACGCCCGCGTCCTGGGCGGCGGCCACGGCGCGTTCGGCGGGCTCCTCCCACGGGTGCGGGGCGAGGTCGAAGGTGCCCCAGTGCACCGGCAGCATCACCTCGCCGCGCAGGTCGCGGTGGGCCTGAACGGCCTCCTCGGGCGTCAGGTGGACCTCGGGCCAGTGCTCGGAGTACGCGCCCACCTGCATCATCGTCGCGTCGAACGGCCCGAAGCGGCGGCCGATGTCGGCGAACCCCGGGAAGTAGCCGCTGTCGCCGCTGTGGAAGATCCGGTGCCGCTTGCCCTCCACCACCCAGGACGACCAGAGGAACTTCCCGCTCGGCCGGGGCCCGCGCGAACAGTAGTGCCGGGCCGGGGTGGCGGTCAGCCGCAGGCCGTCCAGCTCGGCCGACTCCCACCAGTCCAGGTCGACGATCCGGCGCGGCGAGACGCCCCAGTGCTCCAGGTGCGCGCCGATGCCCAGCGGCACCGCGAACACCGCGTCCCCGGCGGCCAGCGTCCGCACCGTCGCCATGTCCAGGTGGTCGTAGTGGTCGTGGGAGATCACCACCACGTCCACCGGCCCGAGTTCGGCCAGCGGCAGCGGCACCGGGTGCAGGCGCTTGGGGCCGATCCAGTCGAACGGCGAGCAGCGCTCGCTCCACACCGGGTCGAACAGCACCCGCACCCCGTCCAGCTCGGCCAGCACGGTGGCGTGGCCCAGCCAGGTCAGCCGCAGGCCGGACGCGGGCAGGGTGGCCAGCTCCCCCGGGAGCAGCCGGTGCACCGGCACCGCCGCGGCCGGGGTGCGGCGGTTGGGGTCGACCGCGAGCTTGGTGCGCATCAGGGCCAGCGGGGTGTGCGCGTACGCGAGCCGGCGGGTCGCCACCGGGTTGCGGAACGACCCGTCCACGAAGTGCGGCGAGTTGCGGACCCGGTGCAGGCGCCAGCCGGACGGGTCCGCGCCGAACGCGTCCGTGCGCATCCGCTGCCAGGTCTCCCGGGGCAGCGTCCGGTACGAGCGCTTCGCGTCGCGCAGCGCGAGGCCGGCCTCGGCGGCCAACTCGCCGGCACGGAACAGCCAGGAGACGGGGCGGGACACGGTACCTCCACGGTCGAACACCCGAACGGCGGCGCGCCGGGACGGCGGGACGCGGTGCGCCCCGCGGCATCGACGGCGGGCCGGAGCGCGGCACCCGGACGGCCGGGGACCCCCGGCGCCGGACGGCGCACCTCGGGCCGGGACATTACCGGTCGAAAGCGGAGGAACCGGGCAGGTCGGCGATGACGCGCCGGAACGGGCGCAGCGGATGGTCCGTCCGGAGTAACGGAGACGGACCGCCCCGGGATGCGGGACGGTCCGTCGTCGGCGGGTGGTCGGTGGGTGGTCGGTACGTGGTTCGCGTGCTGCCGGTGTGCCGGGGTTCAGGCGGCCGGGTAGAAGCGGGTGATCGTCTCCGCGACGCAGTGCGGCTTGGCACTCGCCTCGCTGGCGATGGTGAACCGGACCACCGCCTGCACGCCGCCCGGCACCTCGTCCGCCGACACCAGCACCGCCGTCGCCCGCACCGCCGTGCCCACCGGCAGCGGGGCCGGGAAGCGCACCTTGTCCGAGCCGTAGTTCAGCGCCATCGCGACGCCCTCCACGGCGTAGCACTCCTTCGCCAGCACGGGCAGCAGCGAGAGCGTCAGGTAGCCGTGCACGATCGTCCCGTCGAACGGCGTCTCCTTGGCGCGCTCCGGGTCGACGTGGATCCACTGGTGGTCGCCGGTCGCCTCCGCGAACAGGTTCACCCGGTCCTGGTCGACGGTGTGCCACTCGCTGGTGCCGAGTTCGGCGCCGACCGCGGCGGTCAGATCGGCGAGCGAGGCGAAGGTCGTCACGGTGCGCTCCACAGGTGCGTCGGGGCAGGGGCGGCCCGGGGCGGGGCCAACTCGCAGAGTATGCCTACTCGCCGGTCACATGTCAGCGGGGTGGAGGGCGGCGCCTGCCCGCGGGACGGTGGCGCCTGCCCGCGGGGCTGTGGCGGGGGCTGCGGCGGGCGGGGTGGTGCCGGTCGGGGCAGTGCAGGCCGGAGCGGTGCCGGTCGGGGTGGCGTCCGGGAAGACCGGGGGGATGCGGCGGCCGGAGACCAGCTCCGGGCTGATCGCCACGTACTCCGGGCCCGGGTCCGGGATCCACGGGCGCAGGCCGCCGGAGCGCAGGGCCGCCCGCTCGCCCGCATCGCGCACCACCTCGGCGCGGCCGTGCACCAGGACGCTCCAGCCGCAGCGGCCCGCCGGGTCGAAGTCGTCCACCTGGAACGCGGCCACCGTGCCGTCCAGCGCCCGCGCCACCCGGGTGCCGGTGCGCAGGGCCAGGATCAGCCGGCCGTCCGCCGCCACCCGGAAGGCCACCGGGAGCACCGCCGGAAGGGCGTGCTCGGTGTACACCACCCGCCCCAGCGGCACGGTGTCGAGCAGTCGCAGGCACTCGGCCTCGCTGAGGGTCTCCACCCGGTCGTCACGGTCCATACCGACGATGGTGCCCCCGCCGGTGCGGGCCCGAACAGGGCCCATGGTCCCTGAGCTGGGGCTCATCGGGCCGATTCCGCCCCGCACCGACACCCCGCGGCGATACCTTGGCTCCGGCGGCGTCCCGTTGCGGCCCGGCCGGCCCGGACGGGGCGGCGCGGCAGGCCAGGGGCGGTACAGGTGGAGGGGGCGGTACGGGTGAGCGGTGGCATCGAACTGGTGATGATCGGCGCCGACGGCGGCCCCGAACGCGGCCACGGCGGTTCGGCCCGCGCCGCCGACGGCGCCCGTACCCTCGCCGACGCCCTCCCCGGCCGCACCTTCGACGCCGGCACCCGCGGCAGCACCGTCACCCGCCCCCCGGCCGACGCCGACGCCAACACCCTGCTCACCGCGCTCCGGCAGGCCGCCCAGCGCCCCGCCCGCTGGCTGGTGGTCGGCTTGGTCGGCCAGCTCGTCGCCGATCCGCGCGGCCGCCGGGTCGCCCTGGTCACCGCCGGCTCCACCTCCGACAACGCCTACCGGCGCGGCCTCGCCTGGGACTGGATCACCAGCGCCATGGTGCACGGCGCCCAGGAGGAGACCCTGCTGATCGTCGACGCCGTCGCCGACCGGGACACCTGGGCCGCCCTGCAGCGCGAGGACGGCGCGGGCGAACTGCTCGGCCACTCGCGCGTCCCGCTCTGGGGCCGGATCGGCCGCTGGAGCGCGGGCCGGCGCGGCCGGGACGGCGTCCTCCCCGGCGCCGAGGGCTCGTTCAGCTGGGCGCTCGGCCGGGTCCTGGAGCACGGCGTGCCCGGCGCGCCCGCCGCCGTCGGCCCGCTCGACCTCCAACCCGCCGTGGAAGGGCAGTTGGGATGGGGAGAACCGGCCAATGCGGGAGAAGCCAGACTTCTGGTCCCGCGTGACGGGGGAAGACTCCTGATGCGCAATCGGGCTGCAGTGAGAGGTGCGCTCGCCGGATTGCCGTTTTCCGATGAACTTTTGGCGGTTCTGTGGCGAGAAAGTGCCCCAACCGATCCGCCTTCCGCGTAAGGTCAGGACGCCCCGGGTGTTGCCGTGCCGGGGCGGGGTGGCGAAGAATCGACCTCCGAGCGACCTCAGAACGAACCGGGGACGGCAGACGACATCAGCGGTCCGGATCCACCACAGGTCCGGCCGCAACAAGGTGGGGCTATGCGGCAGCGCTCAATTCTGGTGCGCCCTGGGGCGGTTGGGATCAGCGGGTTGCTCCTGCCATTCCTGCTGGCAGCCTGTTCCGCCTCCGGCGCGGGATCGGCGGACCGACTCGGAACACCCTCCGGAAGCCTTCCGCAGGCGACCGGGGCCGCCACGGCGCCCGCCTCGGAGACCGGCAGCCCCGCCCCCCGGGAAGGAAGCCAAGGCCTGCAGGGAAACGGCGCGGTGACGGCCTATCAGGCCTGGTGGGACGTCCAGGTCGACGTCCTCGGGCGATCGGATTCGGACGGAACGCCGCTGCGCCAGTACGCCACCGGTTCGGCGTTCACCGAAACCGTGATCTCGCTCACCCAGCTGCACGACAACAAACTCGTCATGATCGGCCGACCGCGCACCTCGCCCATCCTCAAAAGCCTTGATCTACAAGCCAATCCGCCCACCGCCACGGTCGAGGACTGCCTCGACGTGACCGGCTGGCACCAGGCGGACGCCAGTACGAAGGAGATCAGGGATCCGCAACCGCGGCTGTCGCGTTATCCGGCGACCGTCGTGATGAAGAAATACGGAAACCGCTGGCTGGTCGCCGAGTTCACCCGCGAGGAGGGCAAGTCATGCTGAACTCCGCCTGGCGCACCGCTATTTGTGTACTGATCGGACTCGGATTGGCCGCTGCGGCGGTTCCGGCGGCGAACGCCGCCGACGACCCCGTCGGGCCGTGTGCCGACCGCACCATCTGCACCGGGCACCACGAGCCGGGCAGCACTCCGACCGCGGGCGGGGGGACGTCCGGGGGAGGGGGCGGGGGCGGCGGGAGCGACAAGTGCACCTGGAAGGGCAAGGAAGTGGCGTGCTGGCTGGACGACCGGGGCGCGTTCTCGGAGGGCTGCTACTACATCGAAGCCGATCCGCAGCCGCTCCCGGACGAAGCCGTGTGGGCCGGACGCACCTCCAAGGACGGCGCTTTCTATGACAAGTCATGCATCCTGGACGACGGCTTCGTGCCGGCCGGCCAGGTCTTCCTGGCCCAGCCCGTCGCGGCCCCGCCGCCCAAGACGCCCGCCCAGGTCGCCTACGACGCCCTGAAGACCATCACCGTCGCCGAACCCGTCCTGCACGTCGCCCCGGCGAAGGACGCGGTGGTCGGATCGCCGGTGTGGCTGTGGTTCGACGCGGACCCGGGCACCGTGGGGCCGCTGAGCAGCACGCTGGAGGGGGTGGGATTCAAGGTCACCACCACGGTCACGCTCGCCGAGGTCGTCTGGAACGTGGACGACGGGCCGGCCGGGAACGGCCAGATCCAGCACTTCTCCTGCAAGGACGCCGGGAACCCGTTCAGCGCGCAGGGGGCACCGACCTGCAGCCACGTCTTCACCGAGAGCTCGGCGCGGATGAAGGACAAGGCCTACAGCCTCAGCGTGACCCTGAAGTGGCACGTGAGCGCGCGGAGCACCGACGGCACCGCCATCGACATGACCGACTTCGACTGGTGGCCGACCTACACCCAGGCGGTGCTCAGCGTCCCGGTCAACGAGGTCCAGGTGCTGAACTGACCGGCCGGCGCACCGGGCCGAAGGCCCGGAGACCGACGTCCCATCACGAGTGAGAGGCCGCAGAGCGGTGGAGAACCGAAGCATGCCGACCCCGCCGCGCCGACTCGGCGCACGACGGCGGCGCCCCGCCGTACTGGCGATGGCGGCTGCGCTGATCGCGGCCGGCGGACTGGGCGGGGCGGTGCTGTACAACAGCAGCGGGCAGCGGATCGCCGTGCTGGCGCTGGCCCGGGACGTGCCGATGGGGCAGGTGCTCAGCCCGGACGACCTGGTGGTGGCGCACATCGCGGGGGACCCCGCGCTGCACCCGCTGGACGCCCAGGACCTGCAGCGCACCGTCGGGCTGCGGGCCACCACCGATCTGAAGCGCGGGGCGCTGCTGGTCAAGTCCGACCTGACCAGCGACCCGGCGACCCAGCCCGGGCAGCAGATCGTCGGCGTCTCCGCGAAGCGCTCCCAGCTGCCCGCCACCCGGCTGCAGCCCGGCCTGCAGATCCTGATCGTCAACGCGCCCGGCGGCAGCGGCGACGCCACCACCACCCGCACCCCGGAGACGATGACCGCGGTGGTCGCCGCGGTGGGCAAGCCCGACACCGACGGCAGCACCGTGATAGACGTCGCCGTCGGCCCCGCGGACGGGCCGCGGCTCGCGCTCTGGGTGGCGGGCGGCAAGTTCCAGGTGATCCTGGCGCCCCGAACCGCCGGAGGGTCCTGATGGCAGTGGTGGCCGTGCTCGGCGGGACGGGCGCGCCGGGGGCCACCAGCAGTGCGCTCGCGCTGCTGCTGTCCTGGCCGCTGCGCCCCGGCCGCCGGGTGCTGCTGGTCGAGTGCGACCCGGACGGCGGGGCGGTGCTGGCCGGGGCGCTGGAGGGCCGGGTCGAGGCCGTGTACGGGCTGCGCAACCTGGCCGTCGCCGACCGGCGCGGGCTGCTCGCCGAGACGCTGTGGGAGCAGCTGCTCGACGTCTCCCCGCAGGGCACCGGCGAACGCCTGCTGCTGCCCGGCCTCACCGACCCCACCCAGGCCCCCGGCCTGGCGTACACCTGGGAGCCCCTGGTCGAGGCCCTGCGCGCGCTCGAACCGCAGGGCTACGACGTGCTGCTCGACCTGGGGCGCTCCGGCGCGAACGGGTCGATGGCGGTGCTG
The window above is part of the Kitasatospora sp. NA04385 genome. Proteins encoded here:
- a CDS encoding pyridoxamine 5'-phosphate oxidase family protein; this translates as MDRDDRVETLSEAECLRLLDTVPLGRVVYTEHALPAVLPVAFRVAADGRLILALRTGTRVARALDGTVAAFQVDDFDPAGRCGWSVLVHGRAEVVRDAGERAALRSGGLRPWIPDPGPEYVAISPELVSGRRIPPVFPDATPTGTAPACTAPTGTTPPAAAPATAPRAGATVPRAGAALHPADM
- a CDS encoding SAF domain-containing protein, with translation MPTPPRRLGARRRRPAVLAMAAALIAAGGLGGAVLYNSSGQRIAVLALARDVPMGQVLSPDDLVVAHIAGDPALHPLDAQDLQRTVGLRATTDLKRGALLVKSDLTSDPATQPGQQIVGVSAKRSQLPATRLQPGLQILIVNAPGGSGDATTTRTPETMTAVVAAVGKPDTDGSTVIDVAVGPADGPRLALWVAGGKFQVILAPRTAGGS
- a CDS encoding MBL fold metallo-hydrolase gives rise to the protein MSRPVSWLFRAGELAAEAGLALRDAKRSYRTLPRETWQRMRTDAFGADPSGWRLHRVRNSPHFVDGSFRNPVATRRLAYAHTPLALMRTKLAVDPNRRTPAAAVPVHRLLPGELATLPASGLRLTWLGHATVLAELDGVRVLFDPVWSERCSPFDWIGPKRLHPVPLPLAELGPVDVVVISHDHYDHLDMATVRTLAAGDAVFAVPLGIGAHLEHWGVSPRRIVDLDWWESAELDGLRLTATPARHYCSRGPRPSGKFLWSSWVVEGKRHRIFHSGDSGYFPGFADIGRRFGPFDATMMQVGAYSEHWPEVHLTPEEAVQAHRDLRGEVMLPVHWGTFDLAPHPWEEPAERAVAAAQDAGVTLALPRPGRPFEPANPPTAKPWWRAVAAAPSGADLLLPPGPAAVPDTPAALTASPALPDAPLARVRPTAGQSPAQDGEVPRR
- a CDS encoding MaoC family dehydratase, whose translation is MTTFASLADLTAAVGAELGTSEWHTVDQDRVNLFAEATGDHQWIHVDPERAKETPFDGTIVHGYLTLSLLPVLAKECYAVEGVAMALNYGSDKVRFPAPLPVGTAVRATAVLVSADEVPGGVQAVVRFTIASEASAKPHCVAETITRFYPAA